In Streptomyces sp. Li-HN-5-11, the sequence CCGCGCATCCCGGCCGTGCCCGGCAAGGGCGAGGTGCTGTGGCGCTCCCTGCTCGTCACCCGCGGGGACGTCGTCTGCTTCGTCGACGCCGACCTGCGCGAGTTCTCCTCCGACTTCGTCACCGGGATCGTCGGCCCGCTGCTCACCGACCCGGACCTGCAGCTGGTCAAGGCCATGTACGACCGTCCGCTCACGGTGTCCGACGAGCGCGCCTCCGGCACGACCACGGCCGGGCAGGGCGGGAGGGTCACCGAGCTGATGGCGCGCCCGCTGCTCAACATGCACTGGCCGCAGCTGGCCGGCTTCGTGCAGCCGCTCGGCGGCGAGTACGCGGCCCGCCGCTCGCTGCTCGAACAGCTGCCGTTCCCCGTCGGCTACGGCGTGGAACTGGGCATGCTGGTCGATGCCCTGCACCTGGTGGGTCTTGACGCCCTGGCCCAGGTGGACGTCGGTGTGCGCAAGCACCGGCACCAGGACGGCCAGGCGCTCGGCCGGATGGCCGCCGCGATCTACCGCACCGCGCAGCTGCGGCTGGCCCGCGGGCATCTGATCCGGCCCGCCCTCACCCAGTTCGAGCGCGGGGAGGACGGATTCGCGCCGCGCACGTACTCCGTGGACACCGAGGAGCGGCCGCCGATGGCGGAGATCGCGGAGTACGCGTCGCGGAAGGTGGCGTGAATCCCCGGCATGTCCGCATGCGGCCCGTCTACGAAGCGGAACCGTACGTTTGAGCGTTTACAGGCCGGGCTAGGTTGAGGCGTATGGCTTCCACGCACGGTGCTGAGGTGCTGGTCGCGTCCAACCGCGGCCCGGTTTCGTACGAGGTGGGCGAGGACGGCTCGCTGCACGCGCGACGCGGTGGCGGCGGGCTGGTGTCGGGCCTGTCGGCGATCGGGCCGGACGCGGGCGCGGTGTGGGTGTGCGCCGCGCTGAGCGACGCCGACCGGGAGGCCGTACGCCGCTTCGAGGGCGGGCGGCGGCTGCCGTCCGAGGCGACCGGCGGCCAGCAGGTACGGATGCTCGACATCGACGCCGGCGTCTTCGGCGACGCGTACAACGGCATCGC encodes:
- a CDS encoding glucosyl-3-phosphoglycerate synthase; its protein translation is MLEEVERWLATHSWSVTDRPLHQILAAKQRTGQSVSVVLPALNEEETVGDIVDVIRHDLVRQVPLVDEIVVVDSGSTDRTSEVAAAAGARVVHRDEILPRIPAVPGKGEVLWRSLLVTRGDVVCFVDADLREFSSDFVTGIVGPLLTDPDLQLVKAMYDRPLTVSDERASGTTTAGQGGRVTELMARPLLNMHWPQLAGFVQPLGGEYAARRSLLEQLPFPVGYGVELGMLVDALHLVGLDALAQVDVGVRKHRHQDGQALGRMAAAIYRTAQLRLARGHLIRPALTQFERGEDGFAPRTYSVDTEERPPMAEIAEYASRKVA